The DNA region CGTCAGCGGCAACCTCGTCAAGGTGTCCAGCTGGTACGACAACGAGTGGGGCTACTCCAACCGCCTCGTCGACCTGACCGAGTACGTGGCAGAGCGCCTCTAAGCTCATACACATGACTCTGCGCACCCTGGACTCCCTGGGATCGCTGGAGGGCAAGCGCGTCATCGTCCGTTGTGACCTGAACGTCCCGCTGCGGGACGGCGTCATAACGGACGATGGCCGCGTTCGCGCCTCTCTGCCGACTCTCAACACCCTCATCGACGCCGGCGCACGGGTGATCGTGTGCTCGCATCTCGGTCGGCCCGACGGCACCGCCGATCCGCAGTACAGCCTGGAGCCGGTCGCGCGGCGACTGTCCGAGCTGCTGGGCAGGTCCGTCGCCTTCGCCAGCGACACCGTGGGCGAGTCCGCGCGCGAGGCCTCCGTCGCGGTGGAGCCCGGCGGCGTCGTCCTGCTGGAGAATCTCCGCTTCAACGCGGGCGAGACCGCCAAGGACGAAGCGGCGCGGAAGGCGTTCGCGTCCGAGCTGGCGGCCCTGGCCGACGCGATGGTGTCCGACGGCTTCGGCGTCGTGCACCGCAAGCAGGCCAGCGTCTACGAGCTCGCGCAGCTGCTGCCCTCCGCCGCGGGCCTGCTGATCGCCGCCGAGCTGGACGTGCTCGACCGTCTGACCGAGACCCCGCAGCGACCCTATTCCGTGGTGCTCGGCGGCTCGAAGGTCAGCGACAAGCTGGGTGTCATCGCGCACCTCCTGCCACGGGTGGACCGCCTTCTCATCGGCGGTGGCATGCTCTTCACCTTCCTCGCCGCCCAGGGGCACGCGGTCGCCTCGAGCCTGCTGGAGCAGGATCAGCTGGACACCGTCCGCGGTTACATCGCGGAGGCGGAGGAGCGGGGGGTGGAGCTGGTGCTCCCCACCGATGTGGTGGTCGCCTCGGGGTTCGCCGCGGACGCCGACCACGAGACCGTGGCGGCGGATGCCATCGAGCAGAGCTCCTTCGGTGCATCCGGCATCGGCCTGGACATCGGGCCGGAGACGGCTGCGCGCTTCGCGGAGACCGTCCGCGGATCCAAGACGGTGTTCTGGAACGGCCCGATGGGCGTGTTCGAGTTCCCGGCCTTCGCCGCGGGCACCACGGCCGTGGCGAAGGCGCTGACGGAGGTCGACGGACTGAGTGTCGTCGGCGGCGGGGACTCGGCCGCCGCGGTGCGCCAGCTGGGCTTCTCCGACGACGCGTTCGGGCACATCTCCACCGGAGGCGGCGCCAGCCTCGAATTCCTCGAAGGCAAGAAGCTACCTGGACTGGAGGTCCTCGGATGGCAGTGAATCCGACCGATCCTTCTGCTGCGCAGAAGGGACGCACCCCACTGATCGCGGGGAACTGGAAGATGAACCTCGATCACCTGCAGGCGGTGGCGACCGTGCAGAAGCTGCACTGGACGCTCAAGGACGCCGGGCACGAGGAGGGATCCGTGGACGTCGCGGTCTTCCCGCCGTTCACCGACATCCGGTCCGTGCAGACGCTGATCGACGCCGACAGGATCCCGTTCGGCCTCGGGGCGCAGGACCTGTCCGCGCACGACTCCGGGGCGTACACCGGGGAGGTCTCGGGCGCGTTCCTGTCCAAGCTCGGGGTCGGCTCGGTCATCATCGGGCATTCGGAGCGCCGGGCGTACCACAACGAGGATGATGACGTCGTCAACGCCAAGGTCAAGGCCGCACTCAAGCACGGTCTGGTGCCGGTGATCTGCGTGGGCGAGACCGCGGAGGACCTGGAGCGGTTCGGTGGCAGCGCGGTCCCCGTCGCGCAGCTCGAGAAGGCGCTTGAGGGGATTCCGACGTCCGCCGACATCGTGGTCGCCTACGAGCCGGTCTGGGCGATCGGCTCCGGCCAGGCCGCGACCCCGGCTCAGGCGCAGGAGGTGTGCGCCGCGCTGCGGGCCGCCATCTCCCGCGTGCTGGACGCGGAAGCCGCCGCGCGCACCCGCATCCTCTACGGCGGTTCGGTGAAATCCGGCAACATCGCCGGCTTCATGCGGGAGCCCGACGTCGACGGCGCGCTGGTGGGGGGTGCGAGCCTCGTCGTCGACGAGTTCGCGGCGATCGTGCGCTACCAGAAGCACGTCGGCGTGTGAGGCGGATGGGGCGTCTGTCGCGCTCCGTCCTATAATCAACAGCTAGGCGGGCCGTCCACCGGCCCTGGCGAAAGGCTTCATCCCGTGCTGGTTCTCGAGTTCGTACTGCAGGTGGTGCTGGGCATCAGCAGCGTCCTGCTGACTCTCCTCATCCTTCTTCACAAGGGTCGCGGCGGCGGTCTGTCCGACATGTTCGGCGGTGGCATGACCGCGACGGTCGGCTCCTCCGGGCTGGCGGAGCGCAACCTCAACCGGTTCACCGTGGTGCTCGCGCTGGTCTGGTTCGCGGTCATCGTCGCACTCGGTCTCATCACGAAGTTCACGGTGATCTGATGGCGACCGGTGGCAACGCGATCCGCGGCACACGGGTCGGCTCGGGTCCGATGGGAGAGCAGGACCACGGCTTCCACGCGGACCGCATCGCCGTGTCGTACTGGGACGGGCTCGGCAACGAGACCGTGCGGTACTTCGCCGCGGGGCTGCCCGAGGAGGAGATCCCGGAGATCATCGACCATCCGCACACGGGTCTGCCCGCAGGCCGCGACAAGCACAACCCGCCGGCTCTCGCGAAGGCGGAGCCGTACAAGACGCACCTCGCCTATGTGAAGGAGCGTCGTACCGATGAGGAGGCCGAACAGCTCCTCGAGGAGGCACTCGCGCAGTTGCGCGAGCGTCGCGGACAGAACTGAGTCCGCGCGACGGACATCGCCGAGGAGCGCCCGGGAACATGATCCCGGGCGCTCCTCGTGTCGGCTCTGGGACGCGGGGCGGTTCTCACGTGCACTCGTTGCGACCGGCGAGCCCGAGCAGACCGCCCACGCTGAGCGTCCGGGTCGCGGCCGGGGAGACCCACGCGCTGCCGGGATGCGTCGCGGTGACCTCGACGGGGTTCGACGAACCGAGAAGGCCGCCGAGCAGCGAGGAGAGCAGATCGTCGGACAGGGTCGCCGTGTAGACGTAGGGGCCCGAACCGGTGGGCGTGACCGCCGATGACGGGATCGTCCTGCCGCTGATGCGAAGCTCGACCCCGCTCTGCTCGTAGGCGGACGTCCAGGTGATGGTCACGCCGGTGAAGACCAGCCCGAGGTTCAGGAGAGTGCGCACCTCGCAGGAGGTGATGGTCGGAGTCTCGAGTGCGCCCGCGGAGACGGATGCGCTGACGCGGTGCGCGTCGGACCACGCCGCAGCGGTCCATCGTGCGTCGGCGGGGCCGCTGAACGCCGCGACCGCCGCGCAGAAGACCAGTGCCGCCGCGGACGCGATGGATCGGCGCCGCCGTCTCACGATGGCCTCCTGTTTCCTCGACCGGCGAGCATCGCGACGCCCAGTCCCACGAGCACCGCCGCCGGGGCTGCGACGAGGCCCAGCGACGCACCGCCCGTGGCGGGCAGGGTCGTGCCGCCGAGGTGAGCGGTGGTGCTGGTCTGCGCGGCGGTCGCCCGGATCGTGAGGGTCGCTCGTGCGTCCTCGGTGCCGCTGCCGGTCACAGCGATACGCAGGTGAGCCGTCGATGGGGCGCCCGTGCGCAGCAGCATCCGCTCCGAACCGTTCAGCGGGAGCACGGCGGCCGTGTTCAGAGCCGACTCCGCACCAGGACATCCCGATGACTCCCAGGCCACGCTGCAGCTGTGCACCTCGGTCGTGATCCGCAGGCCGTGCCCTGAACCGCTGAGCGCCACAGCCAGGTCGCCGTCGGATGGAGCGGACGACGCGTCGATGTCGACGTCCCACACGAACGGGATCCGTGGGTGGAGTGCGTGCACGCCGCCGCCATCCGCATTCGTCGTGATCGAGACGAGCCCCGCCGCCTGCGCCGCCGGGGGCGGGAGGACGAGTGGTGCGACGCCGGTGGCGACGATCACCGCGATGCCGAGAGGTCCCCGTCGTCGTCGGCCGTGACGCGGCCCGGAGCCGCCGACGGGCGCGGGATCGGTGCGCGGCCAGAACGCCCAGGTGACCACAAGCGCTGCGGCGATCGTGAGACCGCCGAGCGCCCAGGGGCTGCCGAGCCAGACGATCATCGGGGCGAGGCGGGGCACCGAGCCGCGGACGACTCGTCCCTCGGAGATCACATAGGGATCGGGGTCCTCCGATGCGTTGGCGTCGCCCTGCATCGTGATCGATCGCTCGACATTCGTGGGCCCCGGGGCGATGCGTATGACACGGTGCGTGATCGGGAGCTGTCCGTCGCGATCGACGGTCACGACGTCGCCGATCGAGATCTCGGACGCCGGGATGCGCTGGACGAGTGCGACGGACCCGGCAGGGATCGCGGGCGACATGGAACCGGTCTTGAACATGATCAGGGAGAACCCTCCCGTGAAGGCAAGAACAGTGAGGATGATGCAGAGGACGCCTCCGGCGGCGGCGAGGGTGAGCAGGCCCTCGCGCAGTGCCCGCGCGATTCCGGTCATCACCGCTCTCACGGCCGCACTCCGTCCGTGGTGCCGGTGAACGTCCACGTCGCCTCGACGTGGCCGCCCTGTGCGGTGGACACCGCAGTCGCGGGCAGCGACACCACGATGCAATACGTGACGACGCTCTGGCCGTCGCCCGCGAGCGTCTGCGCGGACTGGGGCGGCACGGCCGTGATACCGACGTCGGGTCCGAGAACCGCCGCGGGTCCGCAACCTCCGACATCCGCGACGGGGGCAGCGCGGACACGGAGCGCATCGCGCAGATCCGTGTGCGGGGCGGTGTCGGCGGGCAGTGCGACCTGGACCGCAGTGAGCGAGACCGTGCCCGGCACGGAACCGGCAGCCGTTCGCAGCTGCACCCAGGCGGCGCGGGACTGGTTCGGATACAGGTCCGTCGCGGCCAGCGGGAGAGTCACGGCCGTCGTGTCGTTCGAGGCCCATGTCGTGCCGGAGACCCGCGACTCGATCGCGAACCTGCCCGCGGTGACCGTCGTCGTGGCGTGCTCCTGGTCGGTCCATGCCGCAACGGTCACCGTGCCGCCGATGCCGAGCACCAGGGCAGCCGCGAGCAGCGCCCGCGCACGCAGGAGCGTGCGCCGGCGCTGCTCGTTGTGCGAGACTCGCCGGCCGCGGCGGGTCTGCGTTACTGGCTCTCGACCGTCCACTGCCAGGTCACGACCCCGGACTCCTCCTGCGTCAGGTCCGGGCCGGCCGTCACCTGCAGGCAGAAGTCGAGCTGTCCGGTGGAACCGTCCTCGCTCGCGGCGATCGTGGCCGGTGGTGTCGCCGTGCCGTCGTCGAACGTGCTCGCATCGCAGGTCGTCCCATCGATGAGACGGGTCGCTGCCGTCAGATTCGCGGCATTGTCGCCGCTGATGGTGGGCGGCTCCACGGTGAGCACACCGTCCGCGGTGCCGATGAGCCGAATCGAGTACAGCGCATACAGAGTCTGGCCGGGAACGATGTCGTCGGCGTCGACGGCGAATCCGAGGCCGGCGGCATCGTCCTCTGCAGCGTGGTCGGTGAAGTTGACGCCGTCCGTGGATCCCTCGAGGTCGAACGATCCCGCGGTGAACGTGGACGTCGCCCACTCGGAGTCGTTCCACGCCGCAAGGGTGACGGCGGCGCCGACCCCGAGGACGAGTCCACCGGCGAGGACGGCGGAGATCCTGCGACGGCGCAGGGATGCGGATGCTGCCGAAGCAACGATGGTTCGGTTCATGAGATTCCCTTCTCGGCGGCGTGCAGGGTCACGCCTGCGCGACAGTGTACTGGGATGCCGAGATATCGGAGGGATCTCGAGGGGACGAAGCGCGGCGAGGTCCTGGATGAGGACTGGATGAGGAGGAGACGGCGCGCACGCGGGTACCGCGCCGAGGCCGGGGAGCGGAGGGGCTGACGGGAATCGAACCCGCGTCATTAGTTTGGAAGACTAAGGCTTTACCATTAAGCTACAGCCCCGCTGGTGTCCTGCCGAGCAGAGCACCTCGTAAAGCATAGCGGACGGAGCGAGCGCTCTTGTCCGTTAGACTCGATGAGGCCGTTCCCGCGCGGGTTCAAGCCGGGGCGTAGCTCAGCTTGGTAGAGCGCCCGCTTTGGGAGCGGGAGGTCGCAGGTTCAAATCCTGTCGCCCCGACCACGGCCGCCAGACTTCATGCCCGTGCCGTCCGCGCGGAAACCACAAGGAGAACACACCAGTATGGCCAACAGCACCGTCGAGAAGCTGTCCCCGACCCGGGTCAAGCTCAGCATCACGGTCACCCCCGAGGATCTGGGGCCCAGCATCAAGCACGCGTACGAGCACATCGCGCAGGACGTCCAGGTCCCGGGCTTCCGCAAGGGCAAGGTGCCGGCGCCGATCATCGATCAGCGCATCGGGCGCGGCGCGGTCATGGAGCATGCCGTCAACGAGGGCCTGGACCGCTTCTTCCGTGAGGCCGCGGCCGAGCACGGTGTGCGCATCGTGGGTCGCCCATCGGCCGACATCACCCAGTGGCCGAACGAGAAGGACTTCTCCGGCGACCTGCTCGTCGACATCGAGGTCGATGTGCGCCCGGAGATCGAGGTGCCGTCCTTCGAGGACATCACCATCACCGTCGACGCCGTCGAGACCGACGCCGCCGCCATCGACGCCGAGCTGGACAGCCTCCGCGCCCGCTTCGGGACGCTGATCCCCGTCGACCGTCCGGCGGCCAAGGGCGACTTCGTCGAGCTGGACCTCGTCGCCACGATCGACGACGCCGAGATCGACCGCGCTGACGGCGTCTCCTACGAGGTCGGCTCCGGTGAGCTGCTGGAGGGCATCGACGAGGCGATCGACTCGCTGACCGCCGGTGAGCAGACCACGTTCCGCTCCAAGCTCGTTGGGGGAGACCACGCCGGGGAGGAGGCGGAGGTCTCCGTCACCGTCAAGGCGGTCAAGGAGCGCGAGCTTCCCGAGGCCGATGACGACTTCGCGCAGATGGCCTCCGAGTTCGACACCATCGCCGAGCTGCGCGACAGCCTCGCCGAGCGCGTCGGGCAGCAGGGCGTGTTCACCCAGGGTGCGGCCGCCCGCGACCAGCTGCTCGAGACGCTGCTCGAGAAGGTCGAGATCCCCGTTCCTCCGCAGCTCATCGAGGACGAGGTGCACACGCACCTCGAGAACGAGAACCGCCTGGACGACGACGTGCACCGTGCCGAGGTCGCCGAGGCCAGCGAGAAGCAGTTCCGTACGCAGGTGCTGCTGGACACCATCGCCGAGGGTGCGGACGTGCAGGTCTCCCAGGAGGAGCTGAGCCAGTACATCGTGCAGTCGGCCGCGCAGTACGGCATGGCCCCGCAGGAGTTCGTCGAGGCACTCCAGGGCGCCGGTCAGCTGCCGGCTCTCGTCGGTGAGATCGCCCGCAACAAGGCCCTCGCCTCGGTGCTGGGCAAGGTCAAGGTCGTCGACAGCAAGGGGGCCGTGGTCGATCTCTCCGAGTTCATCGG from Microbacterium soli includes:
- a CDS encoding phosphoglycerate kinase, yielding MTLRTLDSLGSLEGKRVIVRCDLNVPLRDGVITDDGRVRASLPTLNTLIDAGARVIVCSHLGRPDGTADPQYSLEPVARRLSELLGRSVAFASDTVGESAREASVAVEPGGVVLLENLRFNAGETAKDEAARKAFASELAALADAMVSDGFGVVHRKQASVYELAQLLPSAAGLLIAAELDVLDRLTETPQRPYSVVLGGSKVSDKLGVIAHLLPRVDRLLIGGGMLFTFLAAQGHAVASSLLEQDQLDTVRGYIAEAEERGVELVLPTDVVVASGFAADADHETVAADAIEQSSFGASGIGLDIGPETAARFAETVRGSKTVFWNGPMGVFEFPAFAAGTTAVAKALTEVDGLSVVGGGDSAAAVRQLGFSDDAFGHISTGGGASLEFLEGKKLPGLEVLGWQ
- the tpiA gene encoding triose-phosphate isomerase yields the protein MAVNPTDPSAAQKGRTPLIAGNWKMNLDHLQAVATVQKLHWTLKDAGHEEGSVDVAVFPPFTDIRSVQTLIDADRIPFGLGAQDLSAHDSGAYTGEVSGAFLSKLGVGSVIIGHSERRAYHNEDDDVVNAKVKAALKHGLVPVICVGETAEDLERFGGSAVPVAQLEKALEGIPTSADIVVAYEPVWAIGSGQAATPAQAQEVCAALRAAISRVLDAEAAARTRILYGGSVKSGNIAGFMREPDVDGALVGGASLVVDEFAAIVRYQKHVGV
- the secG gene encoding preprotein translocase subunit SecG: MLVLEFVLQVVLGISSVLLTLLILLHKGRGGGLSDMFGGGMTATVGSSGLAERNLNRFTVVLALVWFAVIVALGLITKFTVI
- a CDS encoding RNA polymerase-binding protein RbpA, with protein sequence MATGGNAIRGTRVGSGPMGEQDHGFHADRIAVSYWDGLGNETVRYFAAGLPEEEIPEIIDHPHTGLPAGRDKHNPPALAKAEPYKTHLAYVKERRTDEEAEQLLEEALAQLRERRGQN
- a CDS encoding S26 family signal peptidase; amino-acid sequence: MTGIARALREGLLTLAAAGGVLCIILTVLAFTGGFSLIMFKTGSMSPAIPAGSVALVQRIPASEISIGDVVTVDRDGQLPITHRVIRIAPGPTNVERSITMQGDANASEDPDPYVISEGRVVRGSVPRLAPMIVWLGSPWALGGLTIAAALVVTWAFWPRTDPAPVGGSGPRHGRRRRGPLGIAVIVATGVAPLVLPPPAAQAAGLVSITTNADGGGVHALHPRIPFVWDVDIDASSAPSDGDLAVALSGSGHGLRITTEVHSCSVAWESSGCPGAESALNTAAVLPLNGSERMLLRTGAPSTAHLRIAVTGSGTEDARATLTIRATAAQTSTTAHLGGTTLPATGGASLGLVAAPAAVLVGLGVAMLAGRGNRRPS
- a CDS encoding SipW-dependent-type signal peptide-containing protein, which produces MDGREPVTQTRRGRRVSHNEQRRRTLLRARALLAAALVLGIGGTVTVAAWTDQEHATTTVTAGRFAIESRVSGTTWASNDTTAVTLPLAATDLYPNQSRAAWVQLRTAAGSVPGTVSLTAVQVALPADTAPHTDLRDALRVRAAPVADVGGCGPAAVLGPDVGITAVPPQSAQTLAGDGQSVVTYCIVVSLPATAVSTAQGGHVEATWTFTGTTDGVRP
- a CDS encoding SipW-dependent-type signal peptide-containing protein, giving the protein MNRTIVASAASASLRRRRISAVLAGGLVLGVGAAVTLAAWNDSEWATSTFTAGSFDLEGSTDGVNFTDHAAEDDAAGLGFAVDADDIVPGQTLYALYSIRLIGTADGVLTVEPPTISGDNAANLTAATRLIDGTTCDASTFDDGTATPPATIAASEDGSTGQLDFCLQVTAGPDLTQEESGVVTWQWTVESQ
- the tig gene encoding trigger factor → MANSTVEKLSPTRVKLSITVTPEDLGPSIKHAYEHIAQDVQVPGFRKGKVPAPIIDQRIGRGAVMEHAVNEGLDRFFREAAAEHGVRIVGRPSADITQWPNEKDFSGDLLVDIEVDVRPEIEVPSFEDITITVDAVETDAAAIDAELDSLRARFGTLIPVDRPAAKGDFVELDLVATIDDAEIDRADGVSYEVGSGELLEGIDEAIDSLTAGEQTTFRSKLVGGDHAGEEAEVSVTVKAVKERELPEADDDFAQMASEFDTIAELRDSLAERVGQQGVFTQGAAARDQLLETLLEKVEIPVPPQLIEDEVHTHLENENRLDDDVHRAEVAEASEKQFRTQVLLDTIAEGADVQVSQEELSQYIVQSAAQYGMAPQEFVEALQGAGQLPALVGEIARNKALASVLGKVKVVDSKGAVVDLSEFIGDVDEADGAEETEEASAEEAPAEEKPAKKAPAKKAPAKKAPDAEKSAAEKPAAKKAPAKKPAAKKDEAGKAE